The following proteins are encoded in a genomic region of Periophthalmus magnuspinnatus isolate fPerMag1 chromosome 21, fPerMag1.2.pri, whole genome shotgun sequence:
- the LOC117389233 gene encoding lysophosphatidic acid phosphatase type 6-like: MKKLWLNAGIVGSLSAAFGSILWSQKTNESNSSRTCSPLDSEPTSPYELQLVQVLFRHGARTPLKSIPNVLEAQWVPTLLEPPPHTHINFVVTDLNGGPRPSAPMEENYRKNLLTGGSFAGQLTTLGMQQLYELGKRLRQRYIEDSPFLSPAFSPSEVYVRSTNIWRTIESAKCLVAGLFQQKQKEILPILTTEAEAEILYPNFHGCKLLKILGGHRWAESSTLPDIAADLRRIQEALGIAAQQVDFILIRDDMVARETHGLPCPPALDTWRNKVEQRAIDMMCYIYNPSKRESLQLCVGPLLHILLLNFEDKLQGALPEPNRKLFLYSVHDTTLIPCLMSMGIFDMRWPPYAADITLELYKHRQTKEAYVKVSYIGQDQLLPGCNGVYCPLQEFKKILSVHSLSSEHYQSLCNSTEPLPK; encoded by the exons ATGAAAAAACTTTGGTTGAATGCTGGCATTGTTGGTTCGCTTTCTGCTGCATTTGGCTCAATTCTGTGGTCACAGAAAACAAATGAGTCTAATTCAAGTAGAACATGCAGCCCCCTGGATAGTGAACCCACCTCTCCTTATGAACTTCAACTAGTCCAAGTCTTGTTCCGTCATGGTGCACGGACCCCACTGAAGTCTATTCCTAATGTTCTGGAg GCTCAGTGGGTACCGACTCTTCTGGAGCctcccccacacacccacataaACTTTGTTGTAACAGATCTCAATGGTGGCCCCAGACCTTCTGCTCCTATGGAAGAAAACTATCGGAAAAATCTCTTGACC GGTGGCTCATTCGCTGGTCAGCTGACCACACTGGGCATGCAACAGCTGTATGAACTGGGCAAAAGGTTGAGGCAGCGATACATTGAAGAcagtccctttctctctcctgcatTTAGTCCATCTGAAGTCTA tgtTCGTTCTACTAATATTTGGAGAACTATTGAATCTGCCAAGTGTCTGGTAGCAGGACTCtttcagcaaaaacaaaaag AGATTTTGCCAATATTAACCACAGAGGCTGAAGCTGAAATACTGTACCCAAACTTCCATGGCTGCAAGCTGCTCAAAATTCTTGGCGG ccACCGCTGGGCAGAGTCGTCCACGCTGCCAGACATCGCAGCCGACCTGCGGAGAATACAGGAGGCGCTGGGCATCGCTGCTCAGCAAGTTGACTTCATCCTCATTAGAGACGACATGGTTGCCAGAGAG ACCCATGGCCTCCCCTGCCCCCCGGCATTGGACACTTGGAGAAATAAAGTGGAGCAGAGAGCTATTGATATGATGTGTTACATCTATAACCCCAGCAAAAG GGAGAGCTTGCAGCTGTGTGTAGGTCCACTGTTGCATATTCTGTTACTCAACTTTGAAGACAAACTGCAGGGAGCCTTACCAGAGCCGAACAG AAAGTTGTTTCTGTACTCTGTACATGACACCACACTAATCCCATGTCTCATGTCCATGGGAATTTTTGACATGCGATGGCCACCATACGCTGCGGACATCACCCTGGAGCTGTATAAGCACAGACAAACCAAAGAAGCCTATGTCAAAGTCTCATACATAGGCCAA GACCAGTTACTTCCTGGATGCAATGGAGTCTACTGCCCCCTCCAGGAATTCAAAAAGATTCTTTCAGTCCACTCCCTGAGCTCTGAACATTACCAGTCACTTTGCAATAGCACAGAACCTTTACCTAAATAG
- the LOC117389821 gene encoding B-cell CLL/lymphoma 9 protein-like — protein MLEVQEERPAAAGSAATHFNKKERGKKDREDAKDRNLSNLGNPVQGARNARAKAPLTAHSGSPHQLITPPCSVVLGAPSMHSNRLKNSPSTNTQSPKPKTEVMVRSPPVMSPSTAVQMDSKMPNQGKPGSTGSQSQPSPCDPKTLGSKGAPGVAGSMGLKNGQSLTSGPSSKVKVKRERSTSVESFDQPESGTPTSEEKESSRVKRMCVAERRQPYSGADWCSGGESDEDDKGFFNCNSDVKPQDTHSTSSTGLSRSSTPSHNALGQGSTAETAGSQKPGSKLVYVFTTEMANKAADAVLTGHTENIIAFHMKNISNSKDKAHLLLNNAANNLRNDSKPPQQPSAHAQDQSLQAGSKPSLPGMAEGSAAQPSNQGSQTGVLPQEGSSSSGIESKNLPGSSPNNTTAAVDQAPGSQTEAGLNPASTEGPGGGSGGSGLTPQQQQQQQQQQLAQELLNMEANTEGLSQEQLEHRQRSLQTLRDIQRMLFPDDRDAPPPGPPQGHGGPHDGGPDGGSRRSEQGPLQAMIAQSQSLGPPGPGGPRPQGPPFGPPHGPRDMPPFPQDEMGPHMGGPGGCGDGEQMTPEQVAWLKLQQEFYEEKRKKQEMQHRPMPDMMMHPHGPRGMMRGPPPPYQMGPGEMWGGPGGPPDHYQERMSMGPGPRGMPPHMQRMPGFSGMINPEMEGPPRPGMGWPDDMPSRMGDGRVFPGGPGGMFAGPGGRGERFPNPQSVQEAMFHQGMGGEKGLPPGMMMDMQRMMGHQRGGIEPGNGMGMFPRMPGDGPMSPSSRLQGMGGRDMGPDFGMGPGPGPGPHMHPSKLREPPMNMSPDEIMRLRAGGGPPMDNMGPQGRPMQGPPFPEQGQPGDFPMGPGRPFPSGPGGMRGPHGDQSFGPEHRATPTGGNGRINHLPSGPGPAQGQRGRKPTDLNVQAGGGNSPSVNPLKSPPLRQVQSPMMGSPSGNLKSPQTPSQLAGMLTGPTGPPAPPAPPTSAPMKSPHSMMGSAGASPVHMRSPSLPNPSPGWASSPKPPMQSPGVPPQGGKPPLSITSPNMMGNMEQGGNGPPSAPPSSGAPSGPMSLPGSVPSGSPYTIPPEPTLSQNPLSIMMSRMSKFAMPSSTPLYHDAIKTVASSDDDSPPARSPNLPSGNNNGMSLNHQGNPRMMGPGNSGPMPALSPLGMNPMGSQPLSHGIPPQMPSPNAPNMGPGMMPHGMMMPQNPQDPGMANPQMMPQGRMGYPHRNQGYPLTQSPSQQGPFSPHNGPGPQGFPGHPMGFQGDGGPMGGRMGNMPHGGGGDGGMCKPNTPGGPEFNNMPGGFSDADLHEVMRPGASGIPEFDLSRIIPSEKPSQTLSYFPRGGGDNPGGKPPHPSGFPMQGMMGDGPLRMGMSMQGMGGMPGGPGGGMGPQDMPMGNPGHNSMRPPGFMGQGMMGPQHRMMSPGGPGGMMQGRQMAHPGPGGSPNMMMSLQGMGGPPQQTMMMGGQMRPRDMDMGFSPGPGMF, from the exons AGACCGGGAAGACGCCAAAGACAGAAACCTCTCCAATCTGGGAAATCCTGTTCAGGGCGCTAGAAACGCACGGGCCAAAGCACCTCTCACAGCACACAGCGGCAGCCCTCACCAGCTCATTACTCCGCCCTGTTCTGTGGTCCTGGGAGCCCCATCAATGCACTCCAATCGGCTCAAGAACTCCCCGTCCACCAACACACAAAG CCCTAAACCTAAGACGGAGGTCATGGTGCGATCTCCTCCTGTCATGTCCCCTTCCACTGCCGTCCAAATGGACTCTAAAATGCCCAACCAGGGCAAGCCTGGAAGCACtggcagccaatcacagccctcGCCTTGTGACCCCAAGACGCTGGGCTCTAAAGGGGCGCCAGGTGTGGCAGGAAGCATGGGACTAAAAAATGGCCAGAGCTTGACATCTGGCCCCAGCTCCAAGGTGAAAGTCAAAAGGGAGAGGAGCACCTCTGTGGAGTCCTTTGACCAGCCAGAGAGTGGCACACCCACCAGTGAGGAGAAAG AGAGCAGCAGGGTAAAGCGCATGTGTGTGGCAGAGAGGAGGCAGCCTTATAGTGGGGCAGACTGGTGCTCTGGGGGAGAGAGCGATGAAGATGACAAAGGATTCTTCA ACTGTAACAGTGATGTGAAGCCCCAAGACACCCATTCTACCTCCAGTACAGGACTCAGTCGCTCCTCTACACCTTCCCACAATGCTCTGGGTCAAGGCTCAACAGCAGAGACTGCCGGTAGCCAAAAACCAGGCTCAAAGCTTGTATATGTCTTCACTACGGAGATGGCTAACAA GGCGGCTGATGCAGTGCTGACTGGCCATACAGAAAACATCATTGCCTTCCACATGAAAAACATCTCCAATAGCAAGGACAAGGCTCATCTCCTTTTA aacaatGCAGCAAACAACCTTCGAAACGACTCCAAGCCTCCCCAACAACCGTCTGCTCATGCCCAAGATCAAAGTCTCCAGGCTGGTTCTAAGCCGTCCTTACCTGGCATGGCAGAGGGAAGCGCAGCTCAGCCTTCAAACCAAGGGAGCCAAACAGGTGTTCTTCCACAAGAAGGGTCATCTTCTTCCGGCATAGAATCCAAAAATCTTCCCGGCAGCAGCCCGAATAACACTACAGCAGCAGTGGACCAGGCTCCAGGCTCCCAAACAGAGGCAGGTCTGAACCCTGCATCAACAGAAGGTCCTGGTGGAGGTTCTGGAGGGTCAGGGCTGAccccacaacagcagcagcagcagcagcaacaacagctGGCCCAGGAGCTGCTTAACATGGAGGCCAACACAGAGGGGCTGTCCCAGGAGCAGCTGGAGCACCGGCAGCGCTCACTACAGACTTTAAGAGACATTCAGCGTATGCTTTTTCCTGACGATCGTGACGCTCCACCACCTGGGCCCCCACAGGGCCATGGTGGACCCCATGATGGAGGGCCTGATGGTGGCTCCCGCCGGTCCGAGCAGGGCCCCCTACAGGCCATGATAGCTCAATCACAGAGCTTAGGGCCACCTGGTCCTGGAGGCCCACGTCCACAAGGGCCACCCTTTGGTCCTCCTCATGGTCCGAGGGACATGCCACCATTCCCACAGGATGAAATGGGCCCACACATGGGTGGGCCAGGGGGCTGTGGAGACGGGGAGCAGATGACTCCAGAGCAGGTGGCTTGGTTGAAACTGCAGCAGGAGTTTtatgaagagaagaggaaaaagcaGGAGATGCAGCATCGGCCCATGCCTGACATGATGATGCATCCACATGGTCCACGAGGCATGATGCGAGGCCCGCCGCCCCCGTACCAAATGGGTCCAGGAGAGATGTGGGGAGGACCTGGAGGACCCCCAGACCACTATCAGGAGCGTATGAGCATGGGCCCTGGTCCGAGGGGCATGCCCCCACATATGCAGAGAATGCCTGGATTCTCTGGGATGATAAATCCTGAAATGGAGGGTCCACCAAGACCTGGCATGGGGTGGCCTGATGACATGCCTTCACGAATGGGAGATGGGCGTGTGTTTCCAGGTGGACCTGGGGGTATGTTTGCTGGTCCAGGTGGTCGAGGAGAGCGTTTCCCAAATCCTCAGTCTGTCCAAGAAGCAATGTTCCACCAAGGAATGGGAGGAGAAAAAGGGCTTCCACCAGGCATGATGATGGACATGCAGAGAATGATGGGCCACCAAAGGGGGGGAATAGAGCCAGGAAATGGAATGGGTATGTTTCCCCGGATGCCCGGAGACGGTCCTATGAGCCCCTCATCGAGGCTTCAGGGAATGGGAGGCAGAGATATGGGGCCTGACTTTGGCATGGGGCCTGGACCTGGCCCAGGCCCACATATGCACCCTTCAAAGCTGAGAGAGCCTCCAATGAACATGAGTCCAGATGAAATTATGAGGctgagagcaggaggagggccGCCCATGGACAACATGGGTCCACAGGGCAGGCCTATGCAGGGGCCACCCTTCCCAGAGCAGGGGCAGCCAGGAGACTTTCCTATGGGACCTGGGCGGCCCTTTCCCAGTGGGCCAGGAGGAATGAGGGGTCCACATGGAGACCAGAGCTTTGGTCCAGAGCATAGAGCTACACCCACAGGGGGTAACGGCCGCATAAACCACCTTCCCTCTGGTCCTGGGCCTGCACAAGGACAAAGGGGCCGTAAACCCACTGACCTCAACGTCCAAGCTGGAGGGGGCAACTCCCCCAGCGTCAATCCTCTCAAGTCCCCTCCGCTGAGACAGGTCCAGTCACCTATGATGGGCTCCCCCTCTGGAAACCTGAAATCCCCCCAGACGCCATCCCAGCTGGCAGGCATGTTGACTGGTCCGACAGGCCCCCCTGCCCCTCCAGCACCACCAACATCAGCACCCATGAAGTCCCCCCACTCCATGATGGGCTCAGCTGGTGCCTCTCCTGTTCATATGAGGTCTCCTTCTCTTCCAAACCCATCTCCAGGATGGGCCTCTTCACCAAAGCCGCCCATGCAGAGTCCTGGGGTGCCACCTCAGGGTGGCAAGCCTCCGCTCAGTATTACCTCGCCAAACATGATGGGCAACATGGAGCAAG GTGGTAACGGTCCTCCCTCAGCCCCTCCTTCATCAGGAGCTCCATCTGGACCCATGTCTCTCCCCGGCAGTGTCCCGTCTGGCAGCCCGTACACAATACCCCCGGAGCCCACGCTATCTCAAAACCCCCTCTCAATCATGATGTCACGCATGTCCAAGTTTGCCATGCCCAGCTCCACCCCGCTATACCATGATGCCATTAAAACTGTGGCCAGTTCTGACGATGACTCGCCGCCTGCCCGATCTCCCAACCTGCCTTCTGGGAACAATAATG GTATGTCACTGAATCACCAAGGCAACCCGCGGATGATGGGACCTGGTAACTCGGGACCCATGCCAGCTCTCAGTCCTCTGGGAATGAATCCTATGGGGTCCCAACCTCTGTCCCATGGAATCCCTCCACAGATGCCCTCACCTAATGCCCCTAACATGGGGCCAGGCATGATGCCCCATGGCATGATGATGCCACAGAACCCCCAGGATCCTGGCATGGCAAATCCTCAAATGATGCCCCAAGGACGCATGGGCTACCCCCACCGGAACCAGGGATATCCTCTGACACAGTCTCCTTCCCAGCAGGGACCTTTCTCCCCGCACAACGGCCCTGGTCCACAAGGTTTCCCGGGCCATCCCATGGGTTTCCAGGGTGATGGAGGACCTATGGGTGGACGCATGGGGAACATGCCTCATGGGGGAGGGGGTGATGGAGGCATGTGCAAACCAAACACACCTGGAGGACCTGAGTTTAACAACATGCCAGGTGGATTTAGTGACGCAGACCTTCATGAAGTCATGCGCCCTGGAGCATCTGGTATTCCTGAATTTGACCTGTCCAGGATAATCCCCTCTGAAAAACCCAGCCAGACTTTGTCTTATTTTCcgaggggagggggagacaaTCCGGGGGGAAAACCGCCACACCCGTCAGGCTTCCCTATGCAGGGAATGATGGGCGATGGTCCTCTGAGGATGGGGATGTCCATGCAAGGAATGGGTGGGATGCCAGGGGGGCCGGGTGGAGGAATGGGCCCCCAAGACATGCCGATGGGGAACCCCGGACACAATTCTATGCGGCCACCGGGATTCATGGGCCAAGGAATGATGGGGCCGCAGCACCGGATGATGTCCCCTGGGGGCCCAGGCGGGATGATGCAGGGTAGACAAATGGCCCACCCTGGTCCTGGCGGCTCACCCAACATGATGATGTCGCTGCAGGGCATGGGTGGCCCCCCTCAGCAGACAATGATGATGGGAGGTCAAATGAGGCCTCGCGACATGGACATGGGCTTTAGTCCTGGCCCTGGAATGTTCTAA